In the genome of Microbispora sp. ZYX-F-249, the window GGGCGGTCTGACGACCTATTTCGACGGACGGCGCCCCAACGGCTACCACCCGATGAAGAAGGAAGGCGCCATCCTGCTCGGCATCGGCGGCGACAACAGCGTCTCCGGCCGCGGCACCTTCTTCGAGGGCGTATTGACCTCCGGCTACCCGTCGGAGGCCACCGAGAACGCCGTACAGGCCAACATCGCCGCCGCCGGCTACGCGCCGGCGGGCGGCGGCGATCCGCAGCAGAACGTCCAGATCGTGGGCGGCCAGTCCGGCCGGTGCGTCGACGTGCCGAACTCCAGCACCACCAACGGCACGCAGGTGCAGCTGTGGGACTGCTGGGGCGGCACCATGCAGCGCTGGACCTACACCTCCGGCAAGCAGTTGCAGGTGTACGGCAACAAGTGCCTGGACGCCTACGGGCGGGGCACCGCCAACGGCACCCAGGTGATCATCTGGGACTGCAACGGCCAGGCCAACCAGCAGTGGAACGTCAACGCCAACGGCACCATCACCGGCGTGCAGTCCGGGCTGTGCCTCGACGCCAACGCGGCCGGTACCGCCAACGGAACGAAACTCATCCTGTGGTCCTGCAATGGACAGGCCAACCAGCAGTGGAACCTGCGGAGCTGATTCCCGCGAGACGCCACGCGCGGATGTCCGGACACCTGGGGTGGGGCTATGGCTCCCCGCAACGGGCCTCTGCCCGCGAGGCGCGAGACAGTCGTATGGCGCGACCGGGGCCCGGCCCGGTCCGCGGGTGAAGACAGGGCTGGGGTGACCGGTATGGCCACCCCGGCGCCAAGTGGCGGGAATGCCGGTGAGCCGGTCGACGGCGGCGCGGAGGGGGGCGAAGTTCGATTCGAGACCCGCGGACACGATGAACCGGCGCCGCCCCGGCCCGGCTCATCGCGCGGGGACGCTCCTCAGAGCCAGAAGGTGTCGTGGCGGAGGTAGAACTCCGCCTTCTCCTCTTCGCTCATGCTCGCGAGCGTGAGCAGTCCCTCGAAGTACCCCTCGCGCGGCGCGCCGGGCGCGAAGTGCAGCAGCATCGACGCCGGCTCTCCCGACTCGTTGCGGAACGCGTGCACGCCGCCCTCCGGGACGTGTACGAAGTCGCCGGGTCCGGTGTCGATCCAGCGCCGCCCGTCGTAGATCCGCACCGTGCCGGAGAGGATGTAGAACGATTCGGAGATCGACCGGTGGAAGTGCGCCGCAGGTCCGCTCGGCTCCGGTCCCATGTCCCAGCGGTAGAGCCCGAACTGCCCGTTGGTCGTCGCGCCCGTCGCCAGGTAGTGCACCGTGGTGCCGCTCGGGTAATCCAGCTCGGGCGTCGCGTCCGGGCGCCGGTACGACGCCGACGGCTCGCCGGCTTCACCGTGGTAGGACGGCGGCGGGTATGTCAACGGTCTTCCTCTCCTTCGGGCGGGCGGGCCCTGTCGTTCGGCGGCGGACGGACGAGCGGCGCTCTGTGGCCGACGCGGTGAAGGCTAATCGGCGTCGTCGCCAGGTGCGAGAAGTTCCTCGTACGTCTTTTCGCAGCGCTCGGCGGGCGTGTGGGGTGCGCACAGCAGCACCCGGAGGTTGAAGTCGACCGTGTGCCGACGGCCCGCCGACGTGTAGGTGATGCGGACGCCCTCGGCTCCTGCGCTGTCGTCGCGGGTCTTCCCGTACTGCAGGGCGAGTTCCGTGTGGAGGTCGCTCTCCTCGCAGACGGTGGTGACGGCGGGACCGCGTGCGGGGAAGCCCAGCTCGGTCAGCGGCTTGTCGGCGTTGCCGAGCATGGCGCCGGTATGCGGCCGGGACGAGAACGCCTGAACCACGATGTCGTTGTACGGCCTGATCGGCTCGACCCTGATGATGGTCGCGGAACCGGGCCGGTCCAGGCACATGTCCCAGCCGCCCAGGGAGTACGGCCTGTGGGCGACGGTGTCGTCAAGCACGACGACCCCGACGGGCCCGTCCGTGTCGGAGCCTCCGCCGACGACCAGGCGCGGGTCGAAGGCTCCGCAGCCGGAGGCCAGGGCAGGTGCCAGGACGAGCGGCAGGACCAGGCGGGTGAGCACGCGCATGAAGGAACCCGATACCCCCGCGGCGCCGCGCTAGACGGCCCCGGCCCGCGGGGGAGGGTCACGAGACGGGGGCCAGCCGGGACGACCACATGCGGGTCTCCTCCTCGGACAGCACGCGGTCGAGGGTGATCGACGGCCGCATCATCGGGTAGGTGCGGCCGATGTTCCACGTCCGCCGGAACGACGGCCTGTCGAGGACCACCACACGATGCCCGTCGAGGAGCGGGATCTCGGCGGGGTGGCCGGCGTTGCGGATCAGCTCGCCCGTCGCGTCGCGCACGTCGAACCGATCCACGATCGGCCCGGCCTCGGGTCGGAGCGGCCCGTCCGTGGCGGCCTCGACCCAGGAGGGATGGGGGATGGTCACCGGCACGTGCTCGCTCAGGACGTGCGCCAGCAGCGTGGAGAGCTGGAAGTTGTCCCCGATCCCGCCGATGGTCATCGCGTACGCGCGGGCGGCGGGCCGGTGCACGACGATCAGCGGCTCGTCGTCGAGCACGGCCAGGAGTCTCGGCAGGCACCACAGGTCGGGGCGGTCGTCCTCCACGGCGGCGACCGCCGCGGTGAGACGCGGACGCCGGGAGAACTCCGCGCGGATGGCCGCCGACCGCTGGAGCAGGGTGGTCGCGGCGGTGCTCCAGTCGTCGGCGATCGACCAGCCGACGGCCAGGTCGAGGGCACGAGGGGAAGGCAGGCGGCGGCCGAGCCCGAGCCGTCCGAGGAGGCCGAAGGGGCCGGAGAGCACGCGCGCCGCGCCGAGGAGCACGTGGTCCTCCGGACCGGGCTCCGGGAGGCGCCGGTCGGTGACCGCGCGCCAGGCCCGGGCGAACTCGGCGCTCCGCTCCAGCGCGTCGCACACTCCCGCGACCACGGGGTCGATCAGCGGGGCGGGATCGGCCCCGTTCTCGACCATCGCGCCGCCCATGACGGCCAGTCGCGCGCCGAGCCCGGGACTCAGCCGGCCGAACAGGTCGCACAGGCGGACGAGGACGGCGTCCGCGGTGGCCGGGTCGCAGTCCTCGGTGCCCTGCCACAGCTCCTGTAGGGTCGCCAGGAAAGCGGGAGGGTCCTGGGCCTCCGCGGCGCGGTGGAGGTCGTCGCACTGTCGGTCGATCACCCGGTCGAGCACCGCATGATGCTACGACAAGGGGACGATCATCGCTCGGCGAGCGCGGGGGAGAGCGGCTCCTCCGGCGAAGGCAGAGGCGCAGGCGCGCGCGACGACGACGGCGGTGCTACAAGGGTGTCCGGTGCGACGGGGGCGCCCGACATGACGGCGGGAGCGCGGTCCCGGCGACCGGCGCGGCCCGCGAGACGGCCCGCGAGACGGCAGGCGAGACAGTCGCCGTGGCCCTTCATCGGGTCCCTCGTCCGCCAGTCCCACTGCTCCGGAGGCCGGGGGCCGCTGGGCTTGCCCCAGCCCGCAACGTGCAGCGCCCAGGTGACCAGGCCGCCCAGGGCGATCACGCCGATGCCGAGCCAGACGCCGAGGGGCGAGGCGGCGCACACCCCCGCCCCCGTCGTCGCGCAGCCGCACAGCACGACGACGCAGCCGGTCCAGCCCGCGACCGTGTGCCCCAGATCGACGTCGTCGTGGATCGCACTCATGATTCTCCTTGACTGCGAGATGCTTATCTCACGAACTAAACATCTTAGATACTAAGGAGATTGGGGATGGACGGCAAGCCGCGTCCGGAGGCGACGCCCGAGCAGGCCCTGGCCGGCATGGATCAGCTGATCGCACTCAGCCTGGTCGGGCAGCACGACATCGCCCGGCGGCTCGGACTGAACGTCACCGATGTCACCTGCCTGGGCTTCATCCTGGCGGCGGGGGACGACCCGATCAGCGCGGGCGCGCTCGCCGAGCAGGCCGGCCTGACCACGGGCGCGGTGACCGGGGTGCTGAACCGCCTCGAACGGGCCGGGTACGCGCACCGGCAACCCGACCCCGCCGACCGCCGCCGCGTGCGCGTCGTCGCCGACGAGGCCGCGGTCACCACCGCGGCGGCCGTCTACGAGCCGTTCTACCGGCGGTTGAACGACCTGTTCGCCGACTACACGCCCGCGGAGGTCGCCGTGCTGTCCGACTGGTTCACCCGCGCCGGCGACCTCATGCGGGCCTACTTGGAGGAGATCCGCCACGACCAGCTCGCCGCCATGCCCCGCGCCCGGCGCACGCGGAGCCGTTGAACCGGGCCCTCGCGCGCGGTCTCAGGAGACGCGCCCGACCATGCCGTTCACCGTGTCCACCGCGGACGTCCATGCGGGTGCCGTCGCGGCGGCCGCGGGCCGCCCTCGGCCGCCGCGGCGGCCCGCCGGCCACGAGTCGTGGGCTCCTGCTCGGGCGTCTCCGGCCGGGAGCCCGAAGCAGGCGGGCTCAGAGCTTGCGGACCTGCCACGCCTCCTCCGCCGCCGCCAGCACACCGTCCAGCGAGGCCCCGCCGCCCGCCGCGACGACCGCGGAGATGGCGCCCTCCACGAACGGCACGTCGGCGACCACGACGTCACCCGGGGACTCCAGCAGCCGGGCGGTGAGCACCGAGCTGCCGAGGTCGGGGATCAGCACGACGCCGTCCCCCCGGTCCACCTCCTCGATGGCGGCGGTCACCCGGTCGGGACTGGTGCCGAGGCCGCCGTCCTCGGTGCCGCCCGCCGCCGCCAGCGGCACCTGCGCGCCGCCGATCTGCCTGGCCAGCGCGGCCACCTCCTCGGCGAGGCCGCTGCTGTGTGAGATGAGTACGATGCCGACCATTCGCCGTCCCCGAGACGTGTTCGCCACCTCCGTCATCGGGAGGCGGCGGCCCTGAGGGCGCCGAACAGGAGAGCCGTCGAGGCCGCGCCCGGGTCCTCGTGCCCGATGCTGCGCGGCCCCAGATAGCTGGCCCGCCCCTTGCGCGCCTGCAACGGAATCGTCGCCTCGGCCCCCTGCTCGGCCGCGGCGGCCGTCGCCTCCAGGGCCTCCTCCGCCTTCAGCCCGTCCCGTACGGCCTGAGCCAGTGCCCTGGCGGCCGGGGCGAGGGCGTCGACCATGGTCTTGTCGCCCTCGGCGGCGGCTCCGAGGCGCCGGACGCCGGACAGGGCCGCGTCCAGCGCGGTGCTCAGCTCGGCCGGCGAGACCTCGGCGGCCTCGCCGAACGCCTTGCCCATCTCCCGGAAGGCGGTGCCGTACAGAGGGCCGGAGGCCCCGCCGACCTTGCGGATGAGCGTGGAGCCGACGAGGACGAGGAGCGCGCCCGGGGTGTGCGGGGAGGCGCCGGCCAGCGCCTCCCGCACGGCGGTGAATCCGCGGTCGAGGTTGGCGCCGTGGTCGGCGTCGCCGATCGCGGCGTCCAGCTGGGTGAGGTGGTCGCGCCGCGCCCGCACGGCGGCGGCGATCTCGTCGATCCAGGCGGCGAAGAAGTCGGTGTTCACGAGTGGACTCCAGACGTTCGGATGGCGGTCAGCGGCCCCAGCGCAGCGCCGGCGTCTCCACGGGCGCGTCCCAGAGCCGGGTGAGCTCGCCGGTCAGCGAACACGTCGTCACCGAGAAGCCCTGCATGTCGAGGCTGGTCACGTAGTTGCCGACGAGGCTGCGCGCGGCCGTCGCGCCCTTCTCCCGCAGGTACGCCTCCACCTCGGCGAAGACGATGTACAGCTCGATGAGCGGGGTCCCGCCCATGCCGTTGACCATGACGAGCGTCTCCCCGGACAGCGGGAGGTCGGCGTGGATCGCGTCCATGGCCGTACGGACGATCTCGCGGGCCTCGCCCATCGGGGCCCGGGCGCGGCCGGGCTCGCCGTGGATGCCGATGCCGAGCTCGATCTCCGCGTCGCTCAGCTCGAAGGTGGGCTTGCCCG includes:
- a CDS encoding cupin domain-containing protein, which gives rise to MTYPPPSYHGEAGEPSASYRRPDATPELDYPSGTTVHYLATGATTNGQFGLYRWDMGPEPSGPAAHFHRSISESFYILSGTVRIYDGRRWIDTGPGDFVHVPEGGVHAFRNESGEPASMLLHFAPGAPREGYFEGLLTLASMSEEEKAEFYLRHDTFWL
- a CDS encoding HGxxPAAW family protein, producing the protein MSAIHDDVDLGHTVAGWTGCVVVLCGCATTGAGVCAASPLGVWLGIGVIALGGLVTWALHVAGWGKPSGPRPPEQWDWRTRDPMKGHGDCLACRLAGRLAGRAGRRDRAPAVMSGAPVAPDTLVAPPSSSRAPAPLPSPEEPLSPALAER
- a CDS encoding MarR family winged helix-turn-helix transcriptional regulator, producing MDGKPRPEATPEQALAGMDQLIALSLVGQHDIARRLGLNVTDVTCLGFILAAGDDPISAGALAEQAGLTTGAVTGVLNRLERAGYAHRQPDPADRRRVRVVADEAAVTTAAAVYEPFYRRLNDLFADYTPAEVAVLSDWFTRAGDLMRAYLEEIRHDQLAAMPRARRTRSR
- the dhaM gene encoding dihydroxyacetone kinase phosphoryl donor subunit DhaM; translated protein: MVGIVLISHSSGLAEEVAALARQIGGAQVPLAAAGGTEDGGLGTSPDRVTAAIEEVDRGDGVVLIPDLGSSVLTARLLESPGDVVVADVPFVEGAISAVVAAGGGASLDGVLAAAEEAWQVRKL
- the dhaL gene encoding dihydroxyacetone kinase subunit DhaL, which codes for MNTDFFAAWIDEIAAAVRARRDHLTQLDAAIGDADHGANLDRGFTAVREALAGASPHTPGALLVLVGSTLIRKVGGASGPLYGTAFREMGKAFGEAAEVSPAELSTALDAALSGVRRLGAAAEGDKTMVDALAPAARALAQAVRDGLKAEEALEATAAAAEQGAEATIPLQARKGRASYLGPRSIGHEDPGAASTALLFGALRAAASR